TGATGAATCGGTGTTAGGGATGGGAGTCGAGATTTTTGTCCGTTGCGTCGAAAAATTCGGCAACTCTAAGACTTTCTAGCAATCCGTTCAAGGTGAACAGTTTTTGCCAAACCCGAAACCGCTAAACTGGTCACTGAATCAGACAGGTAAAAAACCCATGAACAATAATATCCACGAAAACGATACCCAACGGGTGAAAATCCTCAGCGAAGCCCTACCCTATATACAAGAATTTCGCGGTCGTACTGTAGTGGTTAAATACGGTGGTGCGGCCATGAATAACAGCGATATCAAAGACACGGTCATGCGAGATATCGTTTTTCTCTCCTGTGTGGGAGTTCGTCCCGTGATTGTCCACGGTGGCGGTCCAGAAATCAATAGTTGGCTGGATAAATTAGGCATTGAACCCCAATTTAAAGACGGTTTACGCGTCACCGATGCCGACACCATGGATGTGGTAGAAATGGTGCTGGTGGGGCGCGTCAATAAAGAAATTGTTGCCCTGATCAATCAAGCCGGCGGTAAAGCGGTAGGATTATGCGGTAAGGATGGTAATCTGATCACTGCCCGTCCCGTGGGTAAAGAGGGCATTGGTTTTGTGGGAGAAGTCAGCAGTGTCGATACTAGCGTCGTCGAATCCTTGGTCAATAGTGGCTATATTCCCGTGATTTCCAGTGTGGCCGCCGATGAAACCGGCCAAGCTCATAATATCAATGCCGATACGGTAGCCGGAGAAATAGCGGCGGCTTTAGGGGCAGCTAAACTGATTTTGATGACCGATACAGCCGGAATTTTAGAGAATTACAAGGATCCTTCCACTTTATTGCCTAAATTGGATATCCAACAGGCCCGGCAGTTGATTGAAAAAGGCATCGTTGCCGGCGGGATGATTCCCAAAGTTGGCTGCTGTGTGCGATCGCTGGCCCAGGGAGTTCAGGCCGCTCATATTATCGATGGTCGTCTTCCCCACGCCCTTTTACTGGAAATTTTTACCGATCGAGGCATCGGTTCCATGATTGTGGCTTCCGGTTATACTAACCTATAGTAGTAATTACCGTACTTTTGGCTAAAAAGACTTGCCTAAAACCACGGATCTGGTGTACAAGTAAGTTAATAAACGCGCTTCTCGCTCCTTTGTAATGGCAAAAGTCTTAGTCTTGAGTTAGTTTAGTCGGGAAGCGCAAAATCCGAAGTATTCATAGCAATTGAATTTATGACCAAACAAGCTGTAGCTCACCCGATGGTGAAGTTTCAACGCAAGGTTAGCAAGTGGATAGATGCAAAAGTAGTCAAACCTAGCGATAGTATCTGGAAACTCGCTCTTTTATACGGAGATGAGTGGGGATACTGGAAGCAAGAGTTGCTCGATTTCGGTTTCTCCATGCAAGACCCTCTCAGCGAAGTGGTAGCGGTAGAAGCTTGGGACGAAGAATAAGCGACCATCGACTCAAAAGCAGCTTTCTACCAAGATTATCGCCATGGGATCGACTCCGATTATCCTTTCCGCTCTGGTTATCTTATCCTTAAGCGCGAGTTGTTCTCCCGGGACCGAAACCCAACCACCGTCACCAGCGGCCCGTACTACTACCGTCAACGTCACCACCGCTAAACTGGCAACCATCGGACGCAATCTCGATTACACGGGAACTACCCGACCTTTAAAAGTCGTTTCTCTGCGATCGCAAGCCACCGGTCAGTTACTCAATCTCCCCGTCGAGGTGGGAGATGAGGTGCAATTAGGACAAATCCTCGCTCATGTTGATGATCGTCTCCTCGCCACCGTTGTCCGGCAAGAAAAATCCGCCCTGTCGGCCCTAGAAGCAGAATTAGCCCGGGCGAGAATTGAAGTCAGTAACGCTGAAATTGAAGTGGAGCGCCTACAACTACAATACCAACAGGCCAAAAATGATGCCGAGCGCCTGCAAAAATTAGCCCTAGAAGGAGCAATTCCCCTGCAACAGGGTGAAACAGCCCAAACCACGGCGGCAGTGGCTTTAAAAGCCGTTAATAGCGCCAGATCGAGAATTAAAGTCGAGGAACAGGTGGTGGCGGGAATTATCGGCAGAATTGCCGCCCAAAAATCGGTCATCGCTCAGGAACAACAACGTCAGGCCTACGCTATTCTTAAATCACCGGCGACGGGGATAGTTATCGAAAAACTAAAAGAGCCGGGGGATTTAGTCAGTATCGGCGATGAAGTCCTCAAAATTGGTGATTTTCAACAGGTCAAGGTAGTAGTATTATTATCGGAATTGGATTTAAAAACAATTAATTTAGGACAAACGGTTAATGTCAGCCTTGATGCTTTCGGTGAGAGAAATTTTTCCGGTCGCATTAACAGGATTTTTCCCCTCAGCCAAGGCACGGCCCGGCGGATTCCCGTGGAGATTACTCTACCCAATGGGGATGGTTTAATTAAAGGGGGATTATTGGCCCGGGTGCGGTTTAATAATAATTCTGCCCCTCAGGTGATTGTCCCCGAAACAGCAATTGTCAGTCAAGGGGAATCCCCGGCAATTTTCGTCCTTTCCGAGTCTAACTCACAAGTGCAAAAACGTCCCGTTCGTCTCGGTCAAGCGCTCGACGGTCAAGTAGAAATTATCACCGGACTTGAACCGGGGGAGCGTTTCGTCGTTAATAGTAGTAAACCTTTGCAAAATGGCGAAAAAGTCCGGGTCAGTATCCTCAGTAATCCTTGATTAGTTGGGGATTGCTAAGTAGTTAGGTGTTAAAAACTGTCAGATTACCCCTCTTATCAAGGGGTGACTAAGGGGGGATCAAGGGGGGATTAAAGGCAAAATCCATTTTTAATTTAATTATAACCAGCTACTTAATTACTCTTGACAAAATCCCAGCACTTGACATATACTTATTTATATAATGGGAATCCCTGCCTGCCTGCGACCCCCTCATTTTCAGGCTAGATAGACTTAAAAAAAATTAAATTTTGGGCGCACACAGTTCGATAAACTCACTGACCATGATGCGCTTATTGTAATTAGTACAATCATATTATTCTCTGGAGCGATTGTATTTGTCCTCTTTGAGGGGGTTAAATACAGAAACCAAAAACCTAACTAATACTATTCAAAATTACTCATGACTTATGCTATAATCGTTCTATGAGTAAGTTGACCATATCAGAAGCGGCTAAATTAAAAGGTGTAAGCGTATCGACATTAAGACGTTGGGAGTCTGAAGGTAAACTAATTCCAGAACGGACTGCTAATGGGCATCGTCGTTATACAATTTCTCAGTTGCTTGGTTTAAAAGAGAATCTCTCTTATACTGTTGGCTATTGCCGTGTTTCTAGTCATGACCAAAAGAAAGATTTAGAACGTCAAAAAGAAGTTGTCGAATTGTTTTGCGCTCAAAACGGTTGGCCAGTTGAAATTATAGACGACTTAGGTTCAGGACTTAACTACAACAAAAAAGGATTAAAGCGATTAATTCGGTTGATTGTTGATAGTAAAGTAGAGAGATTGGTCTTAACTCATAAGGATAGATTACTTAGATTTGGTAGTGAATTAATCTTTAGTCTGTGTGAGCAATTCGGGACTGAAGTTGTCATTATCAATCGAACTGAAGACAGTACATTTGAGGAGGATTTGGCGCAAGATGTCTTAGAAATTATTACGGTATTTTCCGCTAGATTGTATGGCTCTAGAAGCCATAAAAATAGAAAAATCGTAGAGGAGTTAAGAGACGTTGCTACTAGGATTCAAGACTGAGTTAAAACCAAATAATCAACAACGCTCATTATTAGCCCAACACGCAGGAACCGCACGTCATGCTTGGAATTGGGGTTTGGCTTTAACCAAGCAAATTTTAGACCATAATCAAGCTAACCCTGATGAAAAAATCAAGTTTCCTACGGCTATTGACCTTCACAAATGGTTGGTAGCATTGGTAAAATCAGAGCATGATTGGTATTACCAAGTGTCTAAATGCGCCCCCCAATGGGCGTTAAGAGCTTTATCCGATGCTTGGAAAAGATGCTTCAAGAAGATAGCCAAACCACCAAATTTCAAGAAGAAAGGTAAACAGGATAGTTTCACTTTAGATGGGAGCATTAAAATTGCCCATCAAAAGATAAAAGTTCCTGTGATTGGTTGGTTAAAAACTTACGAGCGGCTACCTGATGGATACCAGCCAAAATCTGTTACTATTAGTAAAAAAGCTAATAGGTGGTTTATTAGTTTTAAGATGGAAGTTGAACCACAAACAACCAATAAAACTCATGATGTAGTTGGTTGTGATCTGGGAATTAAATCTTTGGCTACTTTATCGACAGGTGAAACGTTTGAAGGCTCTAAAAGTTATCGTAAATACGAAAAACAATTAGCCAGACTTCAATACTTGAACCGACATAAGGTAAAAGGTTCAAATAATTGGAATAAAGCCCAACGGCAAATAGCTAAACTTCATTTTAAAATAGCTAATATCCGTAAAGATACGTTACATAAACTCACCACTTATTTAGCCAAGAACCACGGCCAGATAGTAATTGAGGATTTAAATGTGTCTGGGATGATGGCTAATCACAAATTAGCTAAAGCCATTCAGGATATGGGTTTTTACGAGTTCCGAAGACAACTTAATTATAAATCTCAGTTGTATGGTTCGGAATTAATCATAGCTGATAGGTGGTTTCCTAGCAGTAAAACCTGTTTTAATTGTGGGTACAAGAAAGAGTCTCTATCTTTAACTGAAAGAGTTTTTGAGTGTGAACAATGCCATGCAGTTTGCGGTCGAGACTTGAACGCTAGTCTGAATCTAGCTTCTTTGGCGGTGAGTTCCACCGTGTCAGCTTGTGGAGTAGATAGTGCCGACACTACTACAGTGAAGCAGGAAGTTAACGTCAAATTTGCTCATGAGTAGATTTGAGTAGGTTTAACAGAACGGAATAATAATACAATTGAGAATGCAGTCAATCCCCCCAATCTCTATGGTCAATAAACTATACTACGGTGATAACCTAGAAGTGCTGCGGAAGTATATCAAAGATGAATCGATCGATCTTTGTTATATCGATCCACCCTTTAATTCTAAACGCAATTACAACCAAATTTATAACAACTTAGGCAAGGAAGATCAAGCACAAGCACAAGCGTTTGTGGATACCTGGACATGGGATAATCACGCTAACGAAGCTTTAGAAGAAATTCAAAGCAACTATCAAGGTAAATTTACCAGTCAGACTATCGATTTAATTGACGGTTTAACTAAAGTTTTAGGTAAAGGTAGTCTTCTCGCTTATCTGGTGAGTATGACTCTGAGGATTGTGGAAATCCATCGAGTTTTAAAATCTACTGGTAGCTTTTATCTCCACTGCGATCCTACTGCTAGTCATTATTTAAAAATAGTTTTAGATGCTATTTTTTGCTCTCAGGGGGGTGATTTTAAAAATGAGATTAGCTGGAAAAGAACCACTGCTCATAATGATGCAAAGCAAGGACAAAAACAATATGGCAATATTCGAGATGTCATTCTTTTTTATACCAAATCGAATCGATGGAATTGGGATTGCCAATATTCATCTTACAGCGAGGAATATATTGAAAAAAACTATAGATTAGTGGAAGAAAAAACAGGTAGACGTTACTGTTTAGATAATTTGACAGCAGCTAAATCAGGTGGTGACGTTTCCTATGAGTTTTATGGAACTTATCCTTACAAGGGTCGTTACTGGGCATATTCTAAAGAAAACATGGAAAAATTTATGGC
This portion of the Microcystis aeruginosa NIES-2549 genome encodes:
- a CDS encoding DUF4327 family protein, encoding MTKQAVAHPMVKFQRKVSKWIDAKVVKPSDSIWKLALLYGDEWGYWKQELLDFGFSMQDPLSEVVAVEAWDEE
- a CDS encoding efflux RND transporter periplasmic adaptor subunit, with protein sequence MGSTPIILSALVILSLSASCSPGTETQPPSPAARTTTVNVTTAKLATIGRNLDYTGTTRPLKVVSLRSQATGQLLNLPVEVGDEVQLGQILAHVDDRLLATVVRQEKSALSALEAELARARIEVSNAEIEVERLQLQYQQAKNDAERLQKLALEGAIPLQQGETAQTTAAVALKAVNSARSRIKVEEQVVAGIIGRIAAQKSVIAQEQQRQAYAILKSPATGIVIEKLKEPGDLVSIGDEVLKIGDFQQVKVVVLLSELDLKTINLGQTVNVSLDAFGERNFSGRINRIFPLSQGTARRIPVEITLPNGDGLIKGGLLARVRFNNNSAPQVIVPETAIVSQGESPAIFVLSESNSQVQKRPVRLGQALDGQVEIITGLEPGERFVVNSSKPLQNGEKVRVSILSNP
- a CDS encoding RNA-guided endonuclease InsQ/TnpB family protein; translated protein: MLLGFKTELKPNNQQRSLLAQHAGTARHAWNWGLALTKQILDHNQANPDEKIKFPTAIDLHKWLVALVKSEHDWYYQVSKCAPQWALRALSDAWKRCFKKIAKPPNFKKKGKQDSFTLDGSIKIAHQKIKVPVIGWLKTYERLPDGYQPKSVTISKKANRWFISFKMEVEPQTTNKTHDVVGCDLGIKSLATLSTGETFEGSKSYRKYEKQLARLQYLNRHKVKGSNNWNKAQRQIAKLHFKIANIRKDTLHKLTTYLAKNHGQIVIEDLNVSGMMANHKLAKAIQDMGFYEFRRQLNYKSQLYGSELIIADRWFPSSKTCFNCGYKKESLSLTERVFECEQCHAVCGRDLNASLNLASLAVSSTVSACGVDSADTTTVKQEVNVKFAHE
- the argB gene encoding acetylglutamate kinase; the protein is MNNNIHENDTQRVKILSEALPYIQEFRGRTVVVKYGGAAMNNSDIKDTVMRDIVFLSCVGVRPVIVHGGGPEINSWLDKLGIEPQFKDGLRVTDADTMDVVEMVLVGRVNKEIVALINQAGGKAVGLCGKDGNLITARPVGKEGIGFVGEVSSVDTSVVESLVNSGYIPVISSVAADETGQAHNINADTVAGEIAAALGAAKLILMTDTAGILENYKDPSTLLPKLDIQQARQLIEKGIVAGGMIPKVGCCVRSLAQGVQAAHIIDGRLPHALLLEIFTDRGIGSMIVASGYTNL
- a CDS encoding IS607 family transposase; the protein is MSKLTISEAAKLKGVSVSTLRRWESEGKLIPERTANGHRRYTISQLLGLKENLSYTVGYCRVSSHDQKKDLERQKEVVELFCAQNGWPVEIIDDLGSGLNYNKKGLKRLIRLIVDSKVERLVLTHKDRLLRFGSELIFSLCEQFGTEVVIINRTEDSTFEEDLAQDVLEIITVFSARLYGSRSHKNRKIVEELRDVATRIQD